The Afipia massiliensis genome has a segment encoding these proteins:
- the gltB gene encoding glutamate synthase large subunit, producing the protein MSGSDFERDAIKDGIPAVDPGSTNREHNWRPAAEGLYDPTLEKDSCGVGFIANIKGKKSHQIVSDAINILCNLEHRGAVGADPRAGDGAGILVQIPHAFFSRKAKEAGFTLPAPGQYAVGALFMPREKPWREVIKSIVADKIKSEGLLLLGWRDVPTDNSSLGETVKPTEPNCMQVFIGCGDCADEEDFERRLYILRKAISNAIYQRRERALAGYYPVSISCRTVVYKGMFLADQLGKYYPDLHEPDFESALALVHQRFSTNTFPAWSLAHPYRMVAHNGEINTLRGNVNWMAARQASVSSEKYGEDIEKLWPISYEGQSDTACFDNALEFLVQGGYSLSHAMMMLVPEAWSGNPLMSEERRSFYEYHAALMEPWDGPAAIAFTDGRQIGATLDRNGLRPARYLVTKDDRILMASEMGVLPIPEDQIITKWRLQPGKMLLVDLEEGRLIPDDEIKAELAKSHPYREWLDRTQIVLEDMKDAPAKAARSNLSLLDRQQAFGYSQEDLAVLMTPMASTGEEAAGSMGTDTPLSALSSKPKSLFTYFKQNFAQVTNPPIDPIREELVMSLVSIIGPRPNLFDIEGLSKTKRLEVRQPILTDADLEKIRSISDVADNHFKSRALDTTFHAGLGAAGMEQVLEELCGRAEAAVREGVNIIILSDRAAGSDRIPIPSLLATAAVHHHLIRVGLRTSVGLVVESGEPREVHHFACLAGYGAEAINPYLAFESIIAMKDQLPAKLDDKEIVKRYIKSIGKGLLKVMSKMGISTYQSYCGAQIFDAVGLKADFVAKYFAGTHTRIEGVGLAEIAEETVRRHTDAFSDAQVYKTALDVGGEYAYRSRGEDHAWNAETVSLLQHAVRGNSEDRYRAFAKVLNEQAEKLLTLRGLFRIKTAEDDKRKPVPLDEVEPAKEIVKRFATGAMSFGSISREAHTTLAIAMNRIGGKSNTGEGGEEADRFKPMANGDSMRSAIKQVASGRFGVTTEYLVNSDMMQIKMAQGAKPGEGGQLPGHKVDATIAKVRHSTPGVGLISPPPHHDIYSIEDLAQLIYDLKNVNPDGAVSVKLVSEIGVGTVAAGVAKARADHVTIAGFEGGTGASPLTSIKHAGSPWEIGLAETHQTLVRERLRSRIVVQVDGGFRTGRDVVIGALLGADEMGFATAPLIAAGCIMMRKCHLNTCPVGVATQDPVLRKRFTGQPEHVINYFFFVAEEVREIMASLGYRTFQEMVGQSQMLDQTTLVAHWKAKGLDFSKLFFKQKALPGQKIYHAEAQDHHLDNVLDRTLIKEAQAAIDRGAPVKIEAEIHNTDRSAGAMLSGLVAKTYGHTGLPLDTIHVSLKGTAGQAFGAWLARGVTLDLEGEGNDYVGKGLSGGRIIVRPPKNSGIVPEESIIVGNTVMYGAIEGECYFQGVAGERFAVRNSGAIAVVEGAGDHCCEYMTGGIVVVLGKTGRNFAAGMSGGVAYVIDEDNTFEKRCNMAMVELEPILSEEMVNANAFHSSGDLEAHGRVDVFSNLLGEDVERLHILITRHAKLTNSARAQHILANWKQYLPMFRKIMPVEYRRALKEMKSREPDEPLIAIGA; encoded by the coding sequence ATGAGCGGGTCAGACTTCGAGCGTGACGCAATCAAAGATGGCATCCCGGCAGTTGATCCGGGCTCGACCAACCGCGAGCATAACTGGCGTCCAGCTGCTGAAGGTCTATACGATCCCACCCTTGAGAAAGACTCGTGCGGCGTCGGCTTCATCGCCAACATCAAGGGCAAGAAATCGCACCAGATCGTGTCCGACGCGATCAACATTCTTTGCAATCTGGAACATCGTGGCGCTGTAGGCGCCGATCCGCGCGCTGGCGACGGCGCAGGCATCCTCGTACAAATTCCGCACGCATTCTTTTCGCGCAAGGCGAAGGAAGCCGGCTTCACGCTCCCTGCCCCCGGCCAGTACGCCGTCGGCGCGCTGTTCATGCCGCGCGAGAAGCCCTGGCGCGAAGTGATCAAGAGCATCGTCGCCGACAAGATTAAGTCCGAAGGCCTGCTGCTGCTCGGCTGGCGCGACGTGCCGACCGACAACTCCTCGCTCGGCGAAACCGTGAAGCCGACCGAACCGAACTGCATGCAGGTGTTCATCGGCTGCGGCGACTGCGCGGACGAAGAAGATTTCGAACGCCGCCTCTATATCCTGCGCAAGGCCATCTCGAACGCGATCTATCAGCGCCGCGAACGCGCGCTCGCCGGTTACTATCCGGTGTCGATCTCGTGCCGCACCGTGGTCTACAAGGGCATGTTCCTCGCCGACCAGCTCGGCAAGTATTATCCCGACCTGCACGAGCCGGATTTCGAATCCGCTTTGGCTCTGGTGCATCAGCGCTTCTCGACCAACACCTTCCCGGCGTGGTCGCTGGCGCATCCCTACCGCATGGTCGCGCACAACGGCGAAATCAACACCCTGCGCGGCAACGTCAACTGGATGGCCGCGCGTCAGGCCTCGGTGTCGTCCGAGAAGTACGGCGAGGACATCGAGAAGCTGTGGCCGATTTCCTACGAGGGACAGTCGGACACCGCCTGCTTCGACAACGCGCTCGAATTCCTTGTGCAGGGCGGCTACTCGCTGTCGCACGCGATGATGATGCTCGTTCCCGAGGCGTGGTCCGGCAATCCCCTGATGAGCGAAGAACGCCGCTCGTTCTACGAATATCACGCCGCCCTGATGGAGCCGTGGGACGGTCCCGCCGCGATCGCTTTCACCGACGGTCGCCAGATCGGCGCGACGCTCGACCGCAACGGCCTGCGTCCGGCGCGCTATCTCGTCACCAAGGATGACCGCATCCTGATGGCGTCGGAAATGGGCGTGCTGCCGATTCCGGAAGACCAGATCATCACCAAGTGGCGCCTGCAGCCCGGCAAGATGCTGCTGGTCGATCTCGAGGAAGGCCGGCTCATTCCCGACGACGAGATCAAGGCGGAACTGGCCAAGAGTCACCCCTATCGCGAATGGCTCGACCGCACCCAGATCGTGCTCGAGGACATGAAGGACGCGCCCGCCAAGGCGGCGCGATCGAACCTGTCGCTGCTCGATCGCCAGCAGGCGTTCGGCTATAGTCAGGAAGACCTCGCCGTCCTGATGACACCGATGGCCTCCACCGGCGAGGAAGCCGCGGGATCGATGGGCACCGACACGCCGCTGTCGGCGCTGTCCAGCAAGCCGAAGTCGCTGTTCACCTATTTCAAGCAGAACTTCGCGCAGGTGACCAACCCGCCGATCGATCCGATCCGCGAAGAGCTGGTGATGAGCCTCGTCTCGATCATCGGCCCGCGCCCGAACCTGTTCGACATCGAAGGTCTGTCCAAGACCAAGCGCCTCGAAGTGCGTCAGCCGATCCTGACCGACGCGGATCTCGAAAAGATCCGCTCGATTTCCGACGTCGCGGACAATCACTTCAAGTCGCGCGCGCTCGACACCACGTTCCACGCCGGCCTCGGCGCTGCGGGCATGGAGCAGGTTCTGGAAGAACTGTGCGGCCGCGCCGAAGCTGCGGTGCGCGAAGGCGTCAACATCATCATCCTGTCGGACCGCGCCGCGGGCTCGGACCGGATCCCGATTCCGTCGCTGCTCGCGACCGCCGCCGTGCATCACCACCTGATCCGCGTCGGCCTGCGCACGTCGGTCGGCCTCGTTGTCGAATCCGGCGAGCCGCGCGAAGTACATCACTTCGCCTGCCTTGCAGGCTACGGCGCCGAAGCGATCAATCCCTATCTGGCGTTCGAGTCCATCATCGCGATGAAGGACCAGTTGCCCGCCAAGCTCGACGACAAGGAAATCGTCAAGCGCTACATCAAGTCGATCGGCAAGGGCCTGCTCAAGGTCATGTCGAAGATGGGCATCTCGACCTATCAGTCCTATTGTGGCGCGCAGATCTTCGACGCCGTTGGCCTGAAGGCGGATTTCGTCGCGAAGTATTTCGCCGGCACCCACACCCGCATCGAAGGCGTCGGTCTGGCCGAAATCGCCGAGGAAACCGTGCGCCGCCACACCGACGCGTTCAGCGACGCGCAGGTCTACAAGACCGCGCTCGATGTCGGCGGTGAGTACGCTTACCGCTCGCGCGGTGAGGACCATGCCTGGAATGCCGAAACCGTGTCGCTGCTCCAGCATGCGGTGCGCGGCAACTCGGAGGATCGTTATCGTGCCTTCGCGAAGGTGCTGAACGAGCAGGCCGAGAAGCTGCTGACGCTGCGTGGCCTGTTCAGGATCAAGACCGCCGAGGACGACAAGCGCAAGCCGGTGCCGCTCGATGAAGTCGAGCCGGCCAAGGAGATCGTCAAGCGCTTCGCCACCGGCGCGATGTCGTTCGGCTCGATTTCGCGCGAGGCCCACACCACGCTGGCGATCGCGATGAACCGCATCGGCGGCAAGTCCAACACCGGCGAGGGCGGCGAGGAAGCGGATCGCTTCAAGCCGATGGCGAACGGCGATTCGATGCGCTCGGCCATCAAGCAGGTTGCGTCGGGACGTTTCGGCGTGACGACGGAGTATCTCGTCAACTCCGACATGATGCAGATCAAGATGGCGCAGGGCGCGAAGCCCGGCGAAGGCGGACAATTGCCCGGCCACAAGGTCGACGCGACCATCGCCAAGGTGCGTCACTCGACGCCGGGCGTCGGCCTGATCTCGCCGCCGCCGCATCACGACATCTACTCGATCGAAGATCTCGCGCAGCTCATCTACGACCTGAAGAACGTCAATCCGGACGGCGCGGTCTCGGTCAAGCTCGTCTCCGAAATCGGCGTTGGCACCGTTGCCGCCGGCGTCGCGAAGGCGCGCGCGGACCACGTCACCATCGCCGGCTTCGAAGGCGGCACGGGCGCGTCGCCGCTCACCTCGATCAAGCACGCCGGTTCGCCGTGGGAAATCGGCCTCGCCGAAACCCACCAGACCCTCGTGCGCGAACGGCTGCGTAGCCGCATCGTCGTGCAGGTCGACGGCGGCTTCCGCACCGGACGCGACGTCGTGATCGGCGCTCTCTTGGGCGCGGACGAAATGGGCTTCGCCACCGCGCCGCTGATCGCGGCGGGCTGCATCATGATGCGCAAGTGCCATCTCAACACCTGCCCGGTCGGCGTCGCCACCCAGGACCCGGTGCTGCGCAAGCGCTTCACCGGTCAGCCCGAGCACGTCATCAACTACTTCTTCTTCGTCGCCGAGGAAGTCCGCGAGATCATGGCTTCGCTCGGCTACCGCACCTTCCAGGAGATGGTCGGCCAGAGCCAGATGCTCGATCAGACGACGCTGGTGGCGCACTGGAAGGCCAAGGGCCTCGACTTCTCGAAGCTGTTCTTCAAGCAGAAGGCCCTGCCCGGCCAGAAGATCTATCACGCCGAGGCGCAGGACCATCATCTGGACAACGTGCTCGACCGCACCCTGATCAAGGAAGCGCAGGCGGCGATCGACCGCGGCGCACCGGTGAAGATCGAGGCGGAAATCCACAACACCGACCGCAGTGCGGGCGCGATGCTGTCCGGCCTCGTGGCCAAGACCTACGGCCACACCGGCCTGCCGCTCGACACCATCCATGTCAGCCTCAAGGGCACGGCAGGTCAGGCGTTCGGCGCGTGGCTGGCGCGCGGCGTCACCCTCGATCTCGAAGGTGAAGGCAACGACTATGTCGGCAAGGGTCTGTCGGGCGGACGCATCATCGTCCGGCCGCCGAAGAACTCAGGCATCGTGCCGGAAGAGTCGATCATCGTCGGCAACACCGTGATGTACGGCGCCATCGAAGGCGAATGCTACTTCCAGGGCGTCGCTGGCGAGCGCTTCGCGGTTCGCAACTCCGGCGCAATCGCCGTGGTCGAGGGCGCGGGCGATCACTGCTGCGAATACATGACCGGCGGCATCGTCGTGGTGCTCGGCAAGACGGGACGCAACTTCGCGGCCGGCATGTCCGGCGGCGTGGCCTACGTCATCGACGAAGACAACACGTTCGAAAAACGCTGCAACATGGCGATGGTCGAGCTTGAGCCGATCCTGTCCGAGGAAATGGTCAACGCGAACGCGTTCCATTCGTCGGGCGATCTCGAGGCGCATGGCCGGGTCGATGTGTTCTCCAACCTGCTCGGCGAGGACGTCGAACGGCTGCACATCCTGATCACGCGGCACGCCAAGCTCACCAACTCGGCGCGGGCGCAGCACATC
- a CDS encoding Hsp20 family protein — protein sequence MRTFDLTPFYRSTVGFDRLFSLLDQANGDGSSGYPPYNIERTGENNFRISVAVSGFSQNEISIVAKENTLTIKGEKAANENGQSGEVLYRGIASRAFERQFQLADFVQVKNASLENGLLHVDLVREIPEAKKPRQIPITTSAPQVTEQAAA from the coding sequence ATGCGTACGTTTGACCTGACCCCCTTCTACCGTTCCACCGTCGGTTTCGACCGCCTGTTTTCGCTGCTCGATCAAGCGAACGGCGACGGCTCGTCGGGCTATCCGCCCTACAACATCGAGCGCACCGGCGAGAACAATTTCCGGATTTCAGTCGCCGTCTCCGGCTTCTCCCAGAATGAAATCTCGATCGTCGCCAAGGAAAACACCCTGACGATCAAGGGCGAAAAAGCCGCCAACGAGAACGGCCAGTCCGGCGAAGTGCTTTATCGCGGCATCGCGTCGCGCGCCTTCGAGCGCCAGTTCCAGCTTGCCGACTTCGTGCAGGTGAAGAACGCCTCGCTCGAGAACGGCCTGCTCCACGTCGATCTCGTTCGCGAGATTCCCGAAGCGAAAAAGCCGCGCCAGATTCCGATCACCACCTCTGCGCCGCAGGTGACCGAGCAGGCCGCGGCCTAA
- a CDS encoding alpha/beta fold hydrolase, producing the protein MTLVSIPANPVPDNVVSGTIKTPDGAELRFARWQPPANRKGTVCVFTGRGESIEKYFETVRELRERGFAVAMIDWRGQGHSSRQLRDPRKGYVHRFSDFEVDVETFVQQVMLPDCPPPYYALAHSMGGAVLLRVAHSGKRWFDRIVLSAPMIDLPGYATKLPTRILVRTLRWMGMGGKYVPGGNGELTGTASFANNPLTSDPVRYARNAAIYEEDPTLGIASPTVAWADSAFRAIVEFREARYPSQIRQPILMMAASSDTIVSTAAIEEFAYHLRAGSHLVIAGSKHEILQEQDRYRQQFWAAFDAFVPGTPLFK; encoded by the coding sequence ATGACGCTCGTCTCCATTCCTGCCAATCCCGTTCCCGACAATGTTGTCTCCGGCACCATCAAGACGCCCGATGGCGCGGAGTTGCGCTTCGCGCGCTGGCAGCCGCCGGCCAACCGCAAGGGCACGGTCTGCGTCTTCACCGGGCGCGGCGAGAGCATCGAGAAATATTTCGAGACCGTGCGCGAACTGCGCGAGCGCGGCTTCGCTGTGGCGATGATCGACTGGCGCGGGCAGGGACATTCCTCGCGGCAACTGCGCGATCCCCGCAAGGGCTATGTCCACAGGTTCTCCGACTTCGAGGTCGATGTCGAAACCTTCGTGCAGCAGGTGATGCTGCCGGACTGTCCGCCGCCATATTACGCGCTGGCGCATTCGATGGGCGGCGCTGTGCTGCTGCGGGTCGCGCATTCCGGCAAGCGCTGGTTCGACCGCATCGTGCTGTCCGCGCCGATGATCGACCTGCCGGGCTACGCCACCAAATTGCCGACGCGCATCCTGGTGCGCACGCTGCGCTGGATGGGGATGGGCGGCAAGTATGTTCCGGGCGGCAATGGCGAACTCACCGGCACCGCGAGCTTCGCCAACAATCCGCTGACGTCGGATCCGGTGCGCTATGCGCGCAACGCGGCGATCTACGAGGAAGACCCGACGCTCGGCATCGCGTCGCCGACGGTGGCGTGGGCCGACAGCGCATTCCGGGCGATCGTTGAATTCCGCGAGGCGCGTTATCCGTCGCAGATCAGGCAGCCTATCCTGATGATGGCCGCGAGCAGCGACACCATCGTCTCGACAGCCGCCATCGAGGAATTCGCCTACCACCTGCGCGCCGGATCGCATCTGGTGATCGCGGGCTCCAAGCACGAAATTCTGCAGGAACAGGATCGCTACCGGCAGCAGTTCTGGGCGGCGTTCGACGCCTTCGTGCCCGGCACGCCGCTGTTCAAGTAG
- a CDS encoding selenium-binding protein SBP56-related protein, protein MTMRPDPTFHASPKLAMEAPPENFAYTLLLSPDFSKPDALAVIDVKPGSPSYSQVVHTVTMPNKGDEFHHFGWNACSSALSPLTGHAFVERRYLIIPGIRSSRIYIVDTKPDPTKAKIHKIIEPEEIFKKTGYSRPHTVHCGPEGIYVSTLGGGGKDGTNGPPGVFIMDCETFDVLGRWEIDRGPQTLHYDFWWNLPRDYMVTSEWGLPPQFENGIVAEDLLSNKYGHRIHFWDLRARRNVQTIDLGANHQMALEVRPAHDPVREYGFLGVVVDTTNLEGSIWTWWREGGQFHIEKTATIPAEPAPKEKLPPLLQGFGAVPPLVSDIDLSMDDRFLYVSCWGTGEMRQYDVSDPRKPKLAGSVHIGGIARRAPHPNGKVYAGGPQMVEISRDGKRVYWTNSLYSTWDDQFYPDGIPGAEVMANVKPGGGLELAKDYWLSFPDGYRAHQIRLDGGDCSTDSFCYPSV, encoded by the coding sequence ATGACGATGAGGCCCGATCCGACCTTTCACGCATCACCGAAGCTTGCGATGGAAGCTCCCCCCGAAAACTTTGCCTATACGCTGCTGCTCAGTCCTGATTTCTCGAAGCCCGATGCGCTCGCTGTGATCGACGTGAAGCCGGGCTCGCCCAGCTACAGTCAGGTCGTCCATACGGTGACGATGCCGAACAAGGGCGACGAGTTTCATCATTTCGGTTGGAACGCCTGCTCGTCCGCTTTATCGCCGCTCACGGGTCATGCGTTCGTCGAGCGGCGCTATCTGATTATCCCCGGAATCCGGTCCTCGCGCATTTACATCGTGGATACCAAGCCTGATCCGACCAAGGCGAAGATTCACAAGATCATCGAGCCCGAAGAGATTTTCAAAAAGACAGGTTACTCGCGGCCTCACACCGTTCACTGCGGGCCGGAAGGCATTTACGTCAGCACGCTGGGCGGTGGCGGCAAGGACGGCACCAATGGGCCGCCCGGCGTTTTCATCATGGACTGCGAGACCTTTGATGTTCTCGGGCGCTGGGAGATCGATCGCGGACCCCAGACGCTGCACTATGATTTCTGGTGGAATCTGCCGCGCGATTACATGGTCACCAGCGAGTGGGGACTGCCGCCGCAGTTCGAAAATGGAATCGTGGCCGAGGACCTGTTGTCCAACAAGTATGGCCATCGAATCCACTTCTGGGATCTTCGGGCCCGGCGCAACGTTCAGACCATCGATCTTGGCGCCAACCATCAAATGGCGCTCGAAGTCCGGCCTGCGCATGATCCCGTTCGCGAGTACGGTTTCCTTGGCGTCGTGGTCGATACCACCAATCTCGAAGGTTCGATCTGGACCTGGTGGCGCGAGGGCGGACAATTTCACATCGAAAAGACGGCGACGATTCCGGCTGAACCAGCGCCCAAGGAAAAGCTTCCGCCGCTGCTGCAGGGCTTTGGCGCAGTGCCGCCGCTGGTCTCGGACATCGACCTCTCCATGGACGACAGGTTTCTCTATGTGTCGTGCTGGGGAACGGGCGAGATGCGTCAGTACGATGTCAGCGACCCAAGGAAGCCGAAGCTTGCGGGCTCCGTGCATATCGGCGGCATCGCGCGCCGCGCGCCGCATCCCAACGGCAAGGTGTATGCCGGCGGCCCGCAGATGGTCGAGATCAGCCGCGACGGCAAGCGCGTGTACTGGACCAACTCGCTCTATTCGACTTGGGATGATCAATTCTATCCCGACGGTATTCCGGGTGCCGAGGTGATGGCCAATGTGAAACCGGGCGGCGGTCTCGAACTCGCAAAGGATTACTGGCTGAGCTTCCCCGACGGCTACCGCGCGCATCAGATCCGGCTTGATGGCGGCGACTGTTCGACGGATTCATTCTGCTATCCGTCGGTCTAG
- a CDS encoding M16 family metallopeptidase — protein sequence MIVTRRQLPSLAAAFLAAATSLAASVTPASAAAKVQRVVSPGGIEAWFVQDATVPLVAMEYAFAGGSSQDPADKPGVGSFTANMLDEGAADLDSKAFHERLERRAIEMNFSVTRDYLRGSMRMLKENSGEAFGLLKLALTAARFDNEPLERVRAQMLSSARRETTNPVSIAGRKFWEQAYGTHPYARPPNGTLESLPAIQSADLKDYAKRVIARDALKIAVVGDITPEALGKLLDDTFGVLPAKGNLTPVPAVEAAKPPQQATAILDVPQTSVNFGGPGIARNDPDFMAAYIVNHILGGGTLSTRLYKEVREKRGLVYSVSESLIWMKKSSLFAGSTATRADKAKETLDTIASEIARMGNEGPMQKELDEAKSYLKGSQMLALDTSSKFASALLQYQLDDLGIDYIEKRNAIVDAVTLEDTKRVAKRIWGQGLLSVSVGRAAQAAAPPATGVAPKAN from the coding sequence GTGATCGTCACTCGCCGCCAACTTCCGTCTCTCGCCGCCGCTTTTCTCGCTGCCGCCACGTCGCTTGCGGCATCTGTGACCCCGGCGTCCGCCGCCGCCAAGGTTCAGCGCGTGGTGTCGCCCGGCGGCATCGAAGCCTGGTTCGTGCAGGACGCGACCGTCCCGCTGGTCGCGATGGAATATGCCTTCGCCGGCGGCTCGTCGCAGGACCCAGCCGACAAGCCCGGCGTCGGATCGTTCACCGCCAACATGCTCGATGAAGGCGCCGCAGATCTGGATTCGAAGGCGTTTCATGAACGCCTCGAGCGCCGCGCCATCGAGATGAATTTTTCGGTGACCCGCGACTACCTGCGCGGCTCGATGCGCATGCTGAAGGAAAACAGCGGCGAGGCCTTCGGCCTGCTGAAACTAGCCCTGACCGCCGCGCGGTTCGACAACGAGCCGCTGGAGCGCGTCCGCGCGCAGATGCTGTCGAGCGCGCGCCGCGAGACCACCAATCCGGTGTCCATCGCTGGCCGCAAATTCTGGGAACAGGCCTACGGCACGCATCCCTATGCGCGCCCGCCGAACGGCACACTCGAAAGCCTTCCGGCGATCCAGTCCGCCGACCTGAAGGATTATGCGAAGCGCGTGATCGCCAGGGACGCACTGAAGATCGCGGTTGTCGGCGACATCACGCCCGAAGCGCTCGGCAAGCTGCTCGACGACACGTTCGGTGTGCTGCCCGCCAAGGGCAATCTCACGCCGGTCCCTGCGGTGGAAGCCGCCAAGCCGCCGCAGCAGGCGACGGCCATCTTGGATGTGCCGCAGACCTCGGTTAACTTCGGCGGGCCGGGCATTGCGCGCAACGATCCCGACTTCATGGCCGCCTACATCGTCAATCACATTCTCGGCGGCGGCACGCTGTCGACGCGGCTCTACAAGGAGGTCCGCGAAAAGCGCGGGCTGGTCTATTCGGTGTCGGAATCCCTGATCTGGATGAAGAAGTCGTCGCTGTTCGCAGGCTCCACCGCCACCCGCGCCGACAAGGCGAAGGAGACGCTCGACACCATCGCCAGCGAAATCGCGCGCATGGGCAATGAAGGCCCGATGCAGAAAGAACTGGATGAGGCCAAGTCCTATCTCAAGGGCTCGCAGATGCTGGCGCTCGACACCTCGTCGAAATTCGCCAGCGCGCTGCTGCAGTACCAGCTTGACGATCTCGGCATCGACTATATCGAAAAGCGTAACGCCATCGTCGATGCGGTCACGCTGGAAGATACCAAGCGCGTCGCCAAGCGGATCTGGGGCCAAGGTCTCCTGAGTGTCAGTGTCGGCCGCGCAGCACAGGCGGCGGCGCCACCGGCAACCGGCGTCGCGCCGAAGGCGAACTAG
- a CDS encoding M16 family metallopeptidase has protein sequence MTAFRLSLVRAAAALGLLLAPAAAHTAMAQTATAPATFTLGNGLHVVVIPDRRTPVVTQMMWYKVGSADETPGKSGLAHFLEHLMFKGTAAHPAGEFSQLISRIGGNENAFTSYDYTAYYQRVSRDKLATMMEFEADRMTGLILKDENVLPERDVVLEEYNMRVGNSPDARLTEQIMAALYLNHPYGRPVIGWRQEIEKLNREDALAFYKRFYAPNNATLVIAGDVSVDEVRPMVEAAYGKIPPQPAIPPQRIRPQEPTPAGPRTVTLADPRVEQPSVRRYYLVPSSVTAAPAQGAALEVLAQLMGTGSNSLLYRALVVDKPLAVSAGAWYQGTGVDPTQFGISASPKPGVEFPQVEQAIDDVIAKLAQSPVPAEELERVKTQMIAQAIYAQDSQTTLARWYGAAITVGLSVDDVRAWPDRIRAVTAERVREAAQTWLDKKRSATGYLIKEPAATSAKREEKRS, from the coding sequence ATGACAGCTTTCCGCCTCTCCCTTGTCCGCGCTGCCGCAGCGCTTGGCCTTTTGCTCGCGCCGGCCGCGGCTCACACCGCAATGGCGCAAACCGCGACGGCGCCGGCGACCTTCACGCTCGGCAACGGCCTTCACGTCGTGGTCATCCCCGATCGCCGCACGCCGGTGGTCACGCAGATGATGTGGTACAAGGTCGGCTCGGCCGACGAGACGCCGGGCAAGTCAGGCTTGGCGCATTTTCTCGAACACCTGATGTTCAAGGGCACCGCCGCGCATCCGGCCGGCGAGTTCTCTCAACTCATCTCGCGCATCGGCGGCAACGAGAACGCCTTCACCTCCTACGACTACACCGCCTATTACCAGCGCGTGTCGCGCGACAAGCTCGCGACCATGATGGAATTCGAGGCCGACCGCATGACCGGCCTCATTCTCAAGGATGAAAACGTGCTGCCGGAGCGCGACGTGGTGCTCGAAGAGTACAACATGCGCGTCGGCAACAGCCCCGATGCGCGGCTGACCGAGCAGATCATGGCGGCGCTGTACCTCAACCATCCCTATGGCCGTCCGGTGATCGGCTGGCGCCAGGAAATCGAGAAGCTGAACCGCGAGGACGCGCTCGCCTTCTACAAGCGCTTCTACGCGCCCAACAACGCAACCCTTGTGATCGCCGGCGATGTCAGCGTGGACGAGGTTCGCCCGATGGTCGAGGCCGCCTACGGCAAGATCCCGCCGCAGCCCGCGATCCCACCGCAGCGGATCAGGCCGCAGGAACCCACGCCTGCCGGGCCGCGTACGGTGACGCTGGCCGATCCGCGCGTCGAACAGCCGAGCGTGCGCCGCTACTATCTCGTACCGTCTTCGGTCACCGCTGCGCCTGCGCAAGGCGCCGCGCTCGAAGTGCTGGCGCAATTGATGGGCACCGGCAGCAATTCGCTGCTGTATCGCGCGCTGGTGGTGGACAAGCCGCTCGCGGTCAGCGCCGGCGCCTGGTACCAGGGCACGGGCGTCGATCCGACCCAGTTCGGAATCTCCGCGTCGCCGAAACCGGGCGTGGAATTTCCGCAGGTCGAGCAGGCGATCGATGACGTGATCGCCAAGCTGGCGCAGAGCCCAGTGCCGGCCGAAGAACTCGAACGCGTCAAGACCCAGATGATCGCTCAGGCGATCTACGCGCAGGACAGCCAGACCACGCTGGCGCGCTGGTACGGCGCGGCGATCACCGTCGGCCTCAGCGTCGACGATGTCCGGGCGTGGCCCGACCGCATCCGCGCCGTCACTGCCGAACGGGTGCGCGAGGCAGCGCAGACATGGCTCGACAAGAAGCGATCCGCCACCGGCTACCTGATCAAGGAACCGGCGGCGACAAGCGCGAAGCGCGAGGAGAAACGTTCGTGA
- the lspA gene encoding signal peptidase II gives MSPLLRSGLIAAAVALVLDQASKLWLLNVFELGPRGSVPVTPFFDLVLAWNTGISYGWFQDAGPVGQAILLAFKAAAIIVLGIWMAKSGTRLAVIGLGLIIGGAIGNAIDRLAYGAVVDFALFHVQIGGKTYNWYVFNLADVAIVAGVAALLYDSFVTPDAAKRPR, from the coding sequence ATGTCCCCCCTCCTCCGCTCCGGATTGATCGCCGCCGCCGTAGCCCTCGTGCTCGATCAGGCGTCGAAACTCTGGCTGCTGAACGTGTTCGAACTCGGCCCGCGCGGCAGCGTGCCGGTGACGCCGTTCTTCGATCTGGTACTCGCCTGGAATACCGGCATCAGCTACGGCTGGTTCCAGGATGCCGGCCCGGTCGGCCAGGCCATCCTGCTGGCGTTCAAGGCCGCCGCAATCATTGTGCTGGGCATCTGGATGGCGAAATCCGGCACCCGCCTTGCGGTGATTGGCCTCGGGCTCATCATCGGCGGCGCCATCGGCAACGCCATCGACCGGCTGGCCTACGGCGCGGTGGTCGATTTCGCGCTGTTTCACGTCCAGATCGGCGGTAAAACCTACAACTGGTACGTGTTTAACCTTGCGGACGTGGCCATCGTTGCCGGGGTTGCCGCCCTCCTGTATGACTCCTTTGTAACCCCGGATGCCGCAAAAAGGCCCCGATAA